The window TTCCCATTACGAAGGTGGTGGCCGGACCCCTCAAGGACTACATTCCAACGTGGCAAAGCACATACTTCTATCTGTGGTCCACTTAGAGAAATCACATGCAGAGAGTATTTCCATAGGTTAAGTTTTAAAGTTACAGGATGTGGGGTCTAGGGTGGGCTTATACTGTCGGGGGGAATTCATCCATTTACGATTCTAAGAACATCACAACATCACCTCTTgaaaaacgaaatattttttatataaatgttgaataaaaataaatagccaattaaaatgattatttaatttattcaccCAAAAATCCGATTAAGTATATTGGCCCAACCGACTTTCCGGCCTTCGAATCAAAAAACATTGCTTTTGTATggctttttaaattatatatggAACAATATTTATACACATACAATTAAACGAAATTTTTTACTTACATCACTAACTATACATAACACTTAATCTTAATCGTAATTGgctaaaaaacacacacaatcCCAGCCCCAATTCGAATTCGAATTCGAATCAGAACTTGAGGCTGAATCCCGGTCCCATGGCCAGTTGACGCTGGGTGAGTCCAGCATTGAGTACAAATCCCGTGCTAGCCGACGAGGCCCCAGCACCGTGGCTCTTCTTGTTCCCTGTAATGATGCCGGAGGATAGCTTGTTACCCGGTCCCGTAACGATGGGTTCATCCCGTCCCAACTGCTTAAATTGCGAACCACCCGACGGCGGCTTTGGCGAGGAGGCCTGCGCCTTGCGGACGCCCAGCTCACTCTTGGCCGGCCAGGTGGGGAACATAGACGGATCGATGGGCAGGGGCAGCTCTTTGAAGTAGGTGTGCTTCAGGGCCGCGTCGGCTGTCAGTCTTTGTTTCGGGTCGTAGGTGAGCAGGCCCTGAAGGAGCGACAAGCCCATGTCGGAAGTCTTCTCCTGGAAGTGCTTGCGCAGCTGCGAGACGGGATATTCGGTGAACTGTGAGTTTTGCGACAGCATGTTCTTCACTGCCGGCAGGTCAGTGTAGCCGGGCCAGATCTTCTCGTTGGGAGTGCCAAGTTCCTGAAAAGGAGAGCACCAAGTAAGTAATGGAATTTAGTATTTAATGAGATATCTCTTACCTTAAATATCCGATTCAGTTCATCGATTTCGGTCTTGCCCGGAAAGAGGGGCAGCATCTGGAGGAATTCGGCGAAAATGCAGCCAACCGACCACACGTCGATGGGCGTTGAGTAGACCGGCGAGCAGAGGAGGAGCTCCGGGGCACGATACCATAGCGTTACCACCAACGATGTGTACTTCTTGATCGGCGAGCCATACTCGCGTGCCAATCCAAAGTCGCCCACCTTGAGGATACCCTTGTGGGACAGTAGGAGATTGGAGGTCTTCAGGTCGCGATGCAAAATCCAGTTGTCATGGAGATGGGCCACCGCCAGCAAAAGTTGCTGTGTGAGGCACTTGACCTCGCCCGGGAAGAAGCTCTGCTTGCGGTTCTTCATTGTCTCCATTAGCGACTTAAGGTCATGCTCCACATAGTCCATAACAATGAAGATCTTGTCCATGTTGGAGCCGACTACGATCTCACGCACAGTAACGATATTCGGATGCTGGCCCTTGAGCAGCGTGTTGATTTCTCTGAGGGATGTGATGGGGAAGCCTTCCTTTTCCTTCTCCATCTTCAAGCGCTTCAGCGCCACAATCTCATTGGTTCGTTTGTCCTTGGCTCTGTAGACTACTCCGTAGGTGCCTTCCTCGATGCGATTCAAGCACTGGAACTCTTCCACCGACCGACAGCCCTGCACTCCGGGATAGTAGTTGGGGAGCGGCACACCTTTGTCGTCGCAGGGCGGCTGATCCTCGAGAGATTTCTGAGCTCGTTCCTTGAGTTTTTCGTCGCTTTTCTCCTCAACCTGCTGGGCCATGCCACGCTCCTCGCTGCgagtgctgctgctgggagATGCTGCCCGCTGATCTTCTTCCTCATCCTCGATGCTGCTGCGACTCCTAGACCGAGATCGAGAGCGGCTGCTGCGACTGGACTGGGAGCTGCTCTTGGAGCTAGCGGAACGGGAGCGCGGGCGTTGTTTTGGCGACTTGTACAGTTCGCCAACGCTCAGTGGGCTGTCGGGCAGGGGCAGATCTTCGTCGTCATCGTCCACGGCCTGTGTCTTGGCTTTTCTCTTGCTCTTCTTTTTGCTGGCGTAGCTCTCGTCACTGCCCGATTCGCTCTCGCTCTCAGCGCTGTCCTCTTCGCGCTcctcctcgttggagtcgctCTCCTCACTCTCCTCATCATCGTCGCGAATCACCTCCACCTCTTCGCGTCGCTTCTTGTGCTTGATGTCCCGGTCGTAGCTGTCCTTGGACTTCCTCTTCACAATATTCAAGCCCGCCGTGACACTGGCAGCTACTGCCGTTGGACTCAGTGCATCGCTGTGCTCGTTCCGCTCCCGCAGAAGCTCTCGTCGGGCCTCCAACTCCTCACGAGCGTTCTGCTTCCTCTGGCGGTTCTCCCGCTCGGCGGCTAGCATTTTCTCCCTCCGTGCCGATAGCTCCGGATCTTCGGTTACCTTCCGGCGACTGACTTCTGCTTCCTCGCGCCACTTGCGATGCGACTTGTGCTGTTGATGCTGTGATTCCGCATCGGGACTGTCGAGCAGCTCGATCACACGGTCATGGCGGCTCTGCTTGTGGGCTCGAGCACTTCGGTCCCGCTCCTTACGGCCTCGTTCCCGTTCCCGGTCTCGCTCCCGCTCTCTGTCCCTATCGCCCCGCTCATAGTTTTCCTCCGTCTCGTAGTCCTTGACGTAGTTGTGTCGCTTCTTTAACAGCCTGGAGCGCAGATCCTGTTCGAGGCTTTCGGCATCCTTGCTCTCCACGTACTTGCTGCTTCGGCGCGGAGGCTCCTCCATGGGATAGTCCGCGTGCCGACTGGTTGAATGATAACTAGACGGATAGGAATGGTAGTCGCCACGGGGAGCGGCTCTCGCTCCGGTTAAATGCTGCtgatgatggtggtggtgatgggCGTAGTTGATGGCAGgaagcggcggcggcggctgttgctgctggcccGGCTGCGGCTGTTGGTAGTGATAGGCGTGACTCAGATGGTGGACACGTTCtcggtggtggtgctggtggtaaTGATCCTCCCTGGTCCGATAATCGTAACGATGATCGCGCTCTAACCCGCCTCCACCCACATTCTCCCGTTCCTTGTGACGCCGGCGTTCGCGGGAATGTTTCTTCTTCTCTCTCCTCGAACCGGATCCCGATTCCCTGCTCGCTTGCGGTGGTTGTATGTACAGCGAATCGGCGTCCGCCTCGTGCTCCTCATCCTCACCAGCGCTAAAAGTAAGAAAGAAAGTCCAAAATTATGGTGTCATGCTATATGTGGTGTCCCATCTGCTGATGATTCTGGACCGATGCCTGAAGTTGACCGTGCCCGTGACCCGTGACCCTTGTCCCAGTTGACCAGGCACTTCTCTGACCATCATGGAGTACTTGTTGCATGTTCCACGTTGCAGGTTGCACATTGCTGCAGTCGTTGTTGCTGATTACATTTTACACTGACCCCTGGGCCGCCTCGTCGGATCAGTTCCGGCTAGCTCTGGAATTCTTTCAAGATTAAATACAGAAAGATTTGTGCAGTATTTCAACGGAATATAGTTAGGTGTTTCTTTGAAGCAATCGGATCAGAGCTGCTCAGACTCTGCTAATGAATGTCCGTCCGAGCAGCAACGAGTAAAATAAAGTGGTTCGATTTCTTGAGGCATATacaaatttgaaattttttataagaatGGAGATGGCATGGTACTCT of the Drosophila ananassae strain 14024-0371.13 chromosome 2R, ASM1763931v2, whole genome shotgun sequence genome contains:
- the LOC6493229 gene encoding serine/threonine-protein kinase PITSLRE isoform X2 is translated as MGCWRAGEDEEHEADADSLYIQPPQASRESGSGSRREKKKHSRERRRHKERENVGGGGLERDHRYDYRTREDHYHQHHHRERVHHLSHAYHYQQPQPGQQQQPPPPLPAINYAHHHHHHQQHLTGARAAPRGDYHSYPSSYHSTSRHADYPMEEPPRRSSKYVESKDAESLEQDLRSRLLKKRHNYVKDYETEENYERGDRDRERERDRERERGRKERDRSARAHKQSRHDRVIELLDSPDAESQHQQHKSHRKWREEAEVSRRKVTEDPELSARREKMLAAERENRQRKQNAREELEARRELLRERNEHSDALSPTAVAASVTAGLNIVKRKSKDSYDRDIKHKKRREEVEVIRDDDEESEESDSNEEEREEDSAESESESGSDESYASKKKSKRKAKTQAVDDDDEDLPLPDSPLSVGELYKSPKQRPRSRSASSKSSSQSSRSSRSRSRSRSRSSIEDEEEDQRAASPSSSTRSEERGMAQQVEEKSDEKLKERAQKSLEDQPPCDDKGVPLPNYYPGVQGCRSVEEFQCLNRIEEGTYGVVYRAKDKRTNEIVALKRLKMEKEKEGFPITSLREINTLLKGQHPNIVTVREIVVGSNMDKIFIVMDYVEHDLKSLMETMKNRKQSFFPGEVKCLTQQLLLAVAHLHDNWILHRDLKTSNLLLSHKGILKVGDFGLAREYGSPIKKYTSLVVTLWYRAPELLLCSPVYSTPIDVWSVGCIFAEFLQMLPLFPGKTEIDELNRIFKELGTPNEKIWPGYTDLPAVKNMLSQNSQFTEYPVSQLRKHFQEKTSDMGLSLLQGLLTYDPKQRLTADAALKHTYFKELPLPIDPSMFPTWPAKSELGVRKAQASSPKPPSGGSQFKQLGRDEPIVTGPGNKLSSGIITGNKKSHGAGASSASTGFVLNAGLTQRQLAMGPGFSLKF
- the LOC6493229 gene encoding serine/threonine-protein kinase PITSLRE isoform X1, giving the protein MVNSSGSEDGQLRSPNDGHYHSAGEDEEHEADADSLYIQPPQASRESGSGSRREKKKHSRERRRHKERENVGGGGLERDHRYDYRTREDHYHQHHHRERVHHLSHAYHYQQPQPGQQQQPPPPLPAINYAHHHHHHQQHLTGARAAPRGDYHSYPSSYHSTSRHADYPMEEPPRRSSKYVESKDAESLEQDLRSRLLKKRHNYVKDYETEENYERGDRDRERERDRERERGRKERDRSARAHKQSRHDRVIELLDSPDAESQHQQHKSHRKWREEAEVSRRKVTEDPELSARREKMLAAERENRQRKQNAREELEARRELLRERNEHSDALSPTAVAASVTAGLNIVKRKSKDSYDRDIKHKKRREEVEVIRDDDEESEESDSNEEEREEDSAESESESGSDESYASKKKSKRKAKTQAVDDDDEDLPLPDSPLSVGELYKSPKQRPRSRSASSKSSSQSSRSSRSRSRSRSRSSIEDEEEDQRAASPSSSTRSEERGMAQQVEEKSDEKLKERAQKSLEDQPPCDDKGVPLPNYYPGVQGCRSVEEFQCLNRIEEGTYGVVYRAKDKRTNEIVALKRLKMEKEKEGFPITSLREINTLLKGQHPNIVTVREIVVGSNMDKIFIVMDYVEHDLKSLMETMKNRKQSFFPGEVKCLTQQLLLAVAHLHDNWILHRDLKTSNLLLSHKGILKVGDFGLAREYGSPIKKYTSLVVTLWYRAPELLLCSPVYSTPIDVWSVGCIFAEFLQMLPLFPGKTEIDELNRIFKELGTPNEKIWPGYTDLPAVKNMLSQNSQFTEYPVSQLRKHFQEKTSDMGLSLLQGLLTYDPKQRLTADAALKHTYFKELPLPIDPSMFPTWPAKSELGVRKAQASSPKPPSGGSQFKQLGRDEPIVTGPGNKLSSGIITGNKKSHGAGASSASTGFVLNAGLTQRQLAMGPGFSLKF